Below is a genomic region from Prosthecobacter algae.
TCCTCTGGTGGGCCTGCGGTTACAGCCTCTCTTTCGGCGCAGGTGAAGGCAAAACAATGCCCTTCATCGGTGACATGACCTACAAGTTCCTGGAAGGTGTGTCCCCATACGCCTCCGGCGCTGGCTACTGGTGGATCTCTGATGCCATGTGGGCCATGTTCCAGCTCAGCTTCGCCATCATCACCCCGGCGCTGATCCTGGGTGCCATCGCCGAGCGCATGAAGTTCATCTCCGTGCTCCTCTTCGTCTTCATCTGGATGTTTGTGGTTTATTTCCCATTCGCTCACATGGTCTGGTCCACGACCGGCCTGATGTGCGGTCCTCTCAACCCGAACGCTGCCATCAAGGCGATCGACTTCGCTGGCGGCACGGTGGTGCACATGACCTCGGGCTG
It encodes:
- a CDS encoding ammonium transporter — its product is LWWACGYSLSFGAGEGKTMPFIGDMTYKFLEGVSPYASGAGYWWISDAMWAMFQLSFAIITPALILGAIAERMKFISVLLFVFIWMFVVYFPFAHMVWSTTGLMCGPLNPNAAIKAIDFAGGTVVHMTSGWSALVLCIMLGKRKGYGKEQMAPHSMVLCAVGTGMLWVGWYGFNAGSALGADGIASNAFMTTTLAAAIAGFVWAVLEWITRGKPSVLGFCSGIVA